A genome region from Spirochaetota bacterium includes the following:
- a CDS encoding putative glycoside hydrolase, whose translation MKNLALSVFILVTTYTYAWQPLVYQAQDGTVYYKGKPYHHGLPKNIIIKDIQLHGATLYITTQKHGLFKLSSGDSSFNNITPQDARMRSLNGLLPYYRSISAFCVDSADPATLYVATKYTLYCSCDGGRSWNAIALSGLPANACITALYAKGKNLLVGTSWNGVYQYNGNRFVNISNGLPSRKYSDNVAFIEEVYRITPEFCITAYTNQVYSYNNKTWTQHYSGQLTHLRGGAIAGGTVSVVDNNVVVTLAGQNRQYYELSPIDGTCALLTSGTDTIFVKKFVQKKDSIRGLYAGAPSSWKDIKELVAFAKKTQYNALVIDIKDDYGYVYVNDETAASIGALRKGLPAEEVCRYLHAHNIKAIARMVVFKDEKLFKAFNNKYAIKDSATKAPWRGNPKEYWVDQYAEFVHQYNISIAKQAQAAGFDEVQFDYIRFPTDGPVHRCMFSYKPDNGIYKYEAIAAFCSRAKEMLRIPVSVDVYGFTVWYEFGQWLGQDIEAMTSVVDVVCPMVYPSHYGRKFFGGIVDAHGYYAIVFESVRRATMNSQAIVRPYLQAFDMLSPRWGYVYIQKQIQACVDAGVEGYLWWNAGRDYGVIKMK comes from the coding sequence ATGAAAAATTTGGCGCTTAGTGTTTTCATACTTGTTACAACGTATACCTATGCATGGCAACCGCTTGTGTATCAGGCCCAAGATGGCACTGTGTATTATAAAGGGAAGCCCTATCATCATGGCCTGCCAAAAAATATAATTATAAAAGATATACAGCTTCATGGAGCTACTCTGTATATCACTACTCAAAAGCATGGACTATTTAAACTAAGTAGTGGCGATAGCTCCTTTAATAACATTACCCCACAGGATGCTCGCATGCGGTCATTGAACGGGCTTTTACCATACTACCGCAGCATATCAGCATTTTGCGTTGATAGTGCGGACCCTGCAACATTGTATGTAGCTACAAAATATACCCTCTACTGTTCCTGCGATGGAGGAAGAAGCTGGAATGCCATTGCGCTTTCAGGGCTTCCTGCTAATGCGTGTATCACAGCATTATATGCAAAAGGCAAGAACCTGCTTGTAGGCACTTCATGGAATGGTGTATATCAATATAATGGAAATCGTTTTGTGAATATCAGCAATGGGCTTCCTAGCCGAAAATATTCTGACAATGTTGCCTTTATTGAGGAAGTCTACAGGATAACTCCAGAGTTTTGTATTACCGCTTACACAAACCAGGTGTATAGCTATAACAACAAAACTTGGACACAGCACTATAGTGGGCAATTGACACATCTGCGTGGTGGAGCCATTGCCGGTGGCACGGTGTCTGTGGTGGACAATAATGTAGTGGTGACACTTGCAGGGCAAAATAGGCAATACTATGAGCTATCGCCAATAGATGGTACGTGTGCGCTGCTTACTAGTGGTACTGATACCATATTTGTAAAAAAATTTGTGCAAAAAAAAGACAGCATACGCGGATTGTACGCAGGTGCACCATCATCATGGAAGGATATAAAAGAGCTAGTGGCATTTGCAAAGAAAACACAATACAATGCACTGGTGATTGATATAAAGGATGACTATGGGTATGTATATGTCAATGATGAAACGGCTGCCTCTATTGGTGCCCTACGAAAGGGACTGCCCGCAGAGGAGGTGTGCAGGTATCTGCATGCACACAATATTAAAGCTATAGCACGTATGGTAGTATTCAAGGATGAAAAATTATTCAAAGCCTTTAATAACAAATATGCAATAAAGGACAGCGCAACAAAGGCACCATGGCGCGGAAATCCAAAGGAATACTGGGTTGACCAGTATGCAGAGTTTGTGCACCAGTATAATATTTCTATTGCCAAGCAAGCACAAGCTGCTGGCTTTGATGAGGTTCAGTTTGATTATATCCGCTTCCCTACTGATGGGCCGGTACACCGCTGTATGTTTTCTTACAAGCCTGATAATGGCATTTATAAGTATGAGGCTATTGCTGCATTTTGTAGCAGAGCAAAAGAGATGCTGAGGATTCCCGTAAGTGTGGATGTGTATGGTTTTACCGTGTGGTATGAGTTTGGGCAGTGGTTGGGTCAGGATATTGAAGCCATGACATCGGTTGTGGATGTGGTGTGTCCCATGGTGTACCCTTCGCACTATGGCAGGAAATTTTTTGGTGGGATAGTTGATGCACACGGATATTATGCAATAGTTTTTGAAAGTGTGCGTAGGGCAACTATGAACTCACAGGCTATCGTGCGCCCATATTTGCAAGCGTTTGATATGCTTTCGCCAAGATGGGGGTATGTGTACATACAAAAGCAGATACAGGCATGCGTGGATGCAGGGGTGGAAGGTTATTTATGGTGGAACGCAGGAAGGGATTATGGGGTTATAAAAATGAAATAA
- a CDS encoding DEAD/DEAH box helicase: MTKPLIVQSDNTLLLEVDNPLYEEVRDAILPFAELEKSPEHIHTYRITPLSLWNAASAGLCTKEILERIEKYSRYAVPSIVITTIKEQMDRYGLLTLVKKNDNLILQSDDAHIIREIVTHKQIQKFIDGQVSEYEIIVKPNSRGHIKQALIKIGFPVEDKAGYVDGDPCPFELRDITKSGTRFVIRDYQNDAIKSFYRSGSVEGGSGVVVLPCGAGKTIVGIGIMHLYQTKTLICVTNTVALRQWIDELLDKTTLTTDMIGEYSGDIKDIKPVTIATYNILTYRRKKEDEFKHFGLFTHNNWGLIIYDEVHLLPAPVFRMTAEIQSKRRLGLTATLVREDGLETDVFSLIGPKKFDMPWKMLEECNWIARAICTEVRIELPESLRYQYTVATDRQKFRIASENEKKMHYVEQLLKAHPADRVLIIGQYIDQLQKIQQKFGYPIITGSTPVKEREELYRQFKEGRITRLVVSKVANFSIDLPDANVAIQVSGTFGSRQEEAQRLGRILRPKPGDNTAYFYSLITAHTVEENFAHNRQLFLTEQGYTYIIMNESMFYEKFGA, from the coding sequence ATGACAAAACCACTTATCGTTCAGAGTGACAACACTCTGCTTCTTGAAGTAGATAATCCATTGTATGAAGAGGTGAGGGATGCAATCCTGCCTTTTGCAGAGCTTGAAAAAAGTCCTGAGCACATCCACACATATCGTATAACACCGTTATCGTTATGGAACGCAGCGTCAGCAGGATTATGTACAAAAGAGATCCTTGAGCGAATAGAAAAGTATTCCCGCTATGCGGTGCCGTCTATAGTTATCACTACCATCAAAGAACAGATGGACCGCTATGGGCTCCTTACTCTGGTAAAAAAGAATGACAACCTTATTCTGCAATCTGATGATGCACATATTATACGGGAGATAGTTACTCACAAGCAGATTCAGAAATTTATTGATGGGCAGGTTTCAGAGTACGAAATCATTGTGAAGCCCAACAGCCGTGGGCATATAAAACAGGCGCTGATAAAGATTGGCTTTCCCGTAGAGGATAAAGCCGGCTATGTTGATGGCGATCCATGCCCGTTTGAGTTGAGAGATATTACCAAAAGTGGCACACGATTTGTGATTCGCGATTATCAAAACGATGCTATTAAAAGCTTCTATCGATCAGGCAGTGTGGAAGGTGGAAGTGGGGTTGTGGTATTACCCTGCGGTGCTGGTAAGACCATTGTGGGTATTGGGATTATGCATCTATATCAAACAAAAACATTAATATGTGTCACCAACACGGTTGCACTGCGTCAATGGATCGATGAGCTTTTAGACAAAACAACACTCACCACAGACATGATTGGTGAGTATTCTGGCGACATTAAGGACATTAAACCAGTTACTATCGCCACATATAATATTTTAACTTATAGGCGAAAAAAAGAGGATGAGTTCAAGCACTTTGGTCTTTTTACGCACAACAACTGGGGATTGATTATTTACGATGAGGTGCACCTGTTGCCAGCGCCAGTGTTCAGAATGACTGCAGAGATTCAGTCAAAGCGTAGGTTAGGGCTTACTGCTACACTGGTGCGTGAGGATGGCCTTGAAACCGATGTTTTTAGCCTCATTGGGCCAAAAAAGTTTGATATGCCCTGGAAGATGTTAGAGGAATGTAACTGGATTGCCCGAGCTATTTGTACTGAGGTGCGCATAGAGTTACCCGAAAGCCTACGGTATCAATACACTGTTGCAACTGATAGGCAAAAATTTAGAATTGCCTCGGAAAATGAAAAGAAGATGCATTATGTGGAACAGTTACTGAAAGCGCACCCTGCTGACCGAGTGCTTATTATAGGACAATATATTGACCAGCTACAAAAAATACAGCAAAAGTTTGGCTATCCTATCATTACTGGAAGTACACCGGTAAAAGAGCGTGAAGAGTTGTATCGTCAATTTAAAGAAGGTCGTATCACGCGACTTGTTGTGTCAAAGGTAGCAAACTTTTCAATTGACCTGCCTGATGCTAATGTTGCCATTCAGGTATCGGGGACATTTGGCTCTCGCCAGGAGGAGGCACAGCGCTTAGGGCGCATACTTCGTCCAAAACCAGGCGATAACACTGCATATTTTTATTCGCTTATCACTGCTCACACCGTTGAAGAAAATTTTGCACACAATCGACAGCTTTTCTTAACGGAACAGGGCTACACCTACATCATAATGAATGAAAGCATGTTTTATGAAAAATTTGGCGCTTAG